The DNA segment ATCAACTTGTAAAAATCTTGAGAATACAATACCAACCCCTCTCATTTGTCCTGCAACATATGTAAATGAAATAAAGATTACACAAATAACAGCAACAGTTCTTGCTACATTTGAGTAGTATCTATCTCCCACGAAGTCAGGAACAGTAAATTTACCAAATTTTCTTAAATATGGAGCTAGTAACATTGCAAGTAGAACGTATCCACCTGTCCAACCCATTAAGTATGCACTCGCATCAGAACCTTTAAATGCAATGATCCCTGCCATTGAAATAAATGATGCAGCTGACATCCAGTCTGCAGCCGTAGCCATACCATTTGCAACTGGATGAACACCACCACCTGCAACATAGAAGTCCTTAGTAGAACCAGCTTTTGCCCAAAGTGCAATACCAATATATAGTGCGAATGAAACGCCTACGAATAAATATATTAATGTTTGTAATTCCATCTATGACTCCTATTCATGTACGCCATATTTTTCATCAATTGATGCCATTTTTGCAACATAAACAAAAATCAATATAACGAATGCATAGATTGCACCTTGTTGTGCAAACCAAAACCCTAATTTAACACCAGAAATTTCAATTTGATTAAGTTCATTAATAAATAGAATTCCACAACCAAAAGAGACAATAAACCATACAACTAATAATTTAAGTATAGTTGAAATGTTTTCTTTCCAATAAGCTTGAGCTTTCTCAGGACTCATGTAATACTCCTTTTTTTTAATTTACTAAAATATAATCTTTTTAGTAATTCAACAATAAAAGTATAAGCCTCAACTATAGCAAAAATGTAGCAATGAAAAATATTTTTTTTTAAACGTAGGATTAGTGTAGCAAATAAGCTTCAAAGAAGCCTATTTACCGAATAAGATTAAACTGAATAAAATCTATCAATTTTATAACCAAGACCTCTAATATTTTTTATAAAATCCTCTTTTAGTGCTTTTTTTAGTCTAGAAATCTCTGCTCTTATAGTTGGATTGTCAATATTTTCTCCACTCCAAATATCCATTCTAAACTTTTCAAAGTCAACAATCATATTTATATTAAGTGCCAAAATATGAATAATATCAAGCTGTTTTTTAGTTAAAGTTTGAGGTTCACCATTAAAATATAGAGTCTTTTTATCTTTTGAATAAGAGTAATTCTCTGAAAATCTAATATGAGAAGTTGTTTTTTGGTCTTTTTTTAGTATTTGATTTATCTTAATTCCTAACTCTTCTAAATGAAAAGGTTTTTTAATGTACTCTCTACAACCCAAATCATATGCTCTTGTGATATCTTCTATATCATTTAAAGCTGTTATAAATATTGTTGGAATATAGATTCTTTTCATATTAAGCTCTTGTAAAATCTCAAACCCATCTTTTTTAGGTACATTTATATCTAGTACAAGTAAGTCATAACTTATATCTATACTATTTATTACCTCTTCACCATCAGTGAAACTTTCAACCATATGCCCAATGCTTCTTAGATATTCTGAGATTGCATTATTCAACATTAATTCATCTTCAAGAAGTAGTATTTTCATTTATTCTAAACCTATAAGTAAATTTTGTTTCAGTGTCAGTAGATTCAAGTTTGATTATAACCAAATTTTTATCACATATTTCTTTTACAATCCTAAGCCCCAGTCCAAAGCCTCCTCGAGAGTTATTTTCTCTATAAAAATCATCAAAAATCTTATTTATATTTTCAATTTTTTCTGAGTTTGTTTTTACGCTAAACTCTATAAAATCATTTTTAAAATATGTAAGTCTTACATAAATAGCAGATTTTGCATAAGAGTATTTTATTGAGTTAGAGATATTATTATCTATAATTCTTTGAAGTTCTATTCTATTAAATTTAATATATATATCTTCATCAATATTAGTTGTAAAATGTAAATCATTTGAAGTAGCTATCCCTTCAAAAAAGTTTAGTCTCTCTTTCAAATATAAAGAGAAATCAATGTACTCTTTTGGATAATCAACTCTGTCTTTTTTTATTAAATAGGAAAGATCATCATATATATATTGAATGATTTTAGCGCCACTTTCAATATTTGATATATATTTATTTTCCTCTTTTAAAGTATTCATTTTAAGTAGATCTATATTTGTTCTTATAATAGACAATGGAGTATTTATCTCATGTACAGAGTTTTTCAAAAACTTCTTTTGTGAATCAATTAGATTTTGAAGCTCTTTTGTTTGATGATTTACTGTCTCTTCAAGGTGTTTATTTATATCCCTTAACATTGTATTTTTATCTTTGATATTGTGCATTGCATCATAAGCATAGTTTGCAATAACTTTAAACTCTCCAAAAATAAGTCTGTCCTGTTTAATTCTAAGATCATCTTTTTGTGACTCTTTAAAATATTTCCCTATCTCTTTTACATCGTTAACAATCAATATGGTTGCATTTTTGTAAATAAAAATAGAGTAAAGAACTAACATAACAGTTAAAGAGACAATTTGAAGAATATAGTTAGATATCTTTTCATCATATTCATCTTTTTTTATTTGGACAATCTTATTAATTTCATCTAGGTAGATACCTCTTCCAACTGTCCAATTAAGAGGTTCATATGCGTGAGCATAGGAGATTTTAAGGGCATCATCTTTTATTTCTGGTTTATACCAAATATATTGTACAAATCCGCCATCTTTTTTCTTTGAGATATCAATTAACTCTTTTATAACCTTTTTCCCAGAAGGGTCTTTAAACTCATAAAGATTTTTACCTATATACTCTTTTGAAATTGGATAATAAATTGATGTTCCATCAAAGTCATAAATAAAGAGATAATTGTTTAGTTTTTCATTCTCTCGCATCTTTTCTAAAGCTTCAAGAATATCATTTTTTATCTCATTTTCACTTTTTATATCTTTGAATTTATTGTAGTAGTAGTTAATAAATTTTAGACTCTTTTTTACATCAGCTTCTATTAAATCTTTTTGTTTATTCTCATAGTCCGTTTTTATTATTTTAATTTTCTCTTGAAATTCATCAAAAGCATTTTCAATAATTATAAAGGTAAAAGAGGAGGTTAAAATTATAATAAAAAAGATACTGTATAAAATAAGATGGTAAAGGGATTTTGCTTTAATCATTAATAACCTTGCGTATTATATAGATTAAAGGATAACTTAAAAATATTAAAAAATAGATAAAAATGATTGATTAAAAAGGAAGGTAAGTGGCGCGGCCGACGAGACTCGAACTCGCGACCTCCTGCGTGACAGGCAGGCATTCTAACCGACTAAACTACGGCCGCACACTTAGCAAAAAAAAAGCGCTTAACGCGCAAAGAACATATTAAGTTCATGGTGGTCGATATAAGACTCGAACTTATGACATCTACCTTGTAAGGGTAGCGCTCTACCAACTGAGCTAATCGACCAGTGGTGACCCGTGAAGGATTCGAACCTTCGGCCACCTCCTTAAAAGGGAGATGCTCTACCGGCTGAGCTAACGGGTCAATAATCAAAGTGGCGCGGCCGACGAGACTCGAACTCGCGACCTCCTGCGTGACAGGCAGGCATTCTAACCAACTAAACTACGGCCGCACCTTGATTAAAAATGGTGACCCCTAGGAGACTCGAACTCCTGTGGCAAGGATGAAAACCTTGAATCCTAACCGCTAGATGAAGGGGCCAACAATGAAAAAATGGTGGTCGATATAAGACTCGAACTTATGACATCTACCTTGTAAGGGTAGCGCTCTACCAACTGAGCTAATCGACCGAAAAAAATGGTGACCCCTAGGAGACTCGAACTCCTGTGGCAAGGATGAAAACCTTGAATCCTAACCGCTAGATGAAGGGGCCACAAAAAAATCTCTACATTAAGTAGAAAAGTATATGGTGACCCGTGAAGGATTCGAACCTTCGGCCACCTCCTTAAAAGGGAGATGCTCTACCGGCTGAGCTAACGGGTCAAATACCAAATTATAAGAAGTGCATCTTCTTAAAATGGAGTGGAATTATACTTACTTTTTTTCTATTTGTCAAGACTTTTTTGAAAAAAATTGAAAAGTTTTTTTAAAGAATATTTTGCAGCTTTGTTTTGAACTTCACTTCTTGTTCCATCAAAGAGACAAACCTCAATTTCTTTTTTATTTTCTTTACTTGAAATACCAATAACAACTGTTCCAACTGGTTTGTTTTTTGTCCCACCATTTGGCCCTGCTATACCACTTACAGCAATTGCAAAATCTGCATTAAATTTATTTATTACACCATCTAACATCTCTTCAACAACCTCTTTGCTCACTGCACCAAATTTTTCTAAAGTCTCTTTTTTTACCTTTAACTCTTGACTTTTAATCTCATTTGAGTAGGTAATCACTGCACCATTAAAGATATCTGATGAACCAGATATTTGTGTTATTGAAGAGGCAATTAATCCTCCTGTGCAGCTTTCAGCAGTTGTGATTGTTTTTTTATTCTCTCGGAGTAGATTTTGAAACTCTATGAGTTCT comes from the Halarcobacter ebronensis genome and includes:
- a CDS encoding response regulator transcription factor — encoded protein: MKILLLEDELMLNNAISEYLRSIGHMVESFTDGEEVINSIDISYDLLVLDINVPKKDGFEILQELNMKRIYIPTIFITALNDIEDITRAYDLGCREYIKKPFHLEELGIKINQILKKDQKTTSHIRFSENYSYSKDKKTLYFNGEPQTLTKKQLDIIHILALNINMIVDFEKFRMDIWSGENIDNPTIRAEISRLKKALKEDFIKNIRGLGYKIDRFYSV
- a CDS encoding cache domain-containing protein; the encoded protein is MIKAKSLYHLILYSIFFIIILTSSFTFIIIENAFDEFQEKIKIIKTDYENKQKDLIEADVKKSLKFINYYYNKFKDIKSENEIKNDILEALEKMRENEKLNNYLFIYDFDGTSIYYPISKEYIGKNLYEFKDPSGKKVIKELIDISKKKDGGFVQYIWYKPEIKDDALKISYAHAYEPLNWTVGRGIYLDEINKIVQIKKDEYDEKISNYILQIVSLTVMLVLYSIFIYKNATILIVNDVKEIGKYFKESQKDDLRIKQDRLIFGEFKVIANYAYDAMHNIKDKNTMLRDINKHLEETVNHQTKELQNLIDSQKKFLKNSVHEINTPLSIIRTNIDLLKMNTLKEENKYISNIESGAKIIQYIYDDLSYLIKKDRVDYPKEYIDFSLYLKERLNFFEGIATSNDLHFTTNIDEDIYIKFNRIELQRIIDNNISNSIKYSYAKSAIYVRLTYFKNDFIEFSVKTNSEKIENINKIFDDFYRENNSRGGFGLGLRIVKEICDKNLVIIKLESTDTETKFTYRFRINENTTS
- a CDS encoding DUF4212 domain-containing protein, with the protein product MSPEKAQAYWKENISTILKLLVVWFIVSFGCGILFINELNQIEISGVKLGFWFAQQGAIYAFVILIFVYVAKMASIDEKYGVHE
- a CDS encoding CinA family protein — its product is MKDLLYITQEELIEFQNLLRENKKTITTAESCTGGLIASSITQISGSSDIFNGAVITYSNEIKSQELKVKKETLEKFGAVSKEVVEEMLDGVINKFNADFAIAVSGIAGPNGGTKNKPVGTVVIGISSKENKKEIEVCLFDGTRSEVQNKAAKYSLKKLFNFFQKSLDK